CGAGCGCAAGACCGATGATGGTGATGTAAACGGTATTCTGAAGACCCATCAGGATAAGTTCGTAACGGTCCTTCTCAACGAAGTTCTTGATGATCTCGGACCACAGCCACTCGAACCAATTCTGGTCGCCATCGGATCCGCCTCCGTTATCTGGAGTATAGTGGTCGATGACCTGGATCGCCGCAAGGGCCTCCGGGTGTGCGGAGAAGTATCCTTCGATCTCGGGGTCGTATCCAATCGAACCGTAATATGCGAAGATATCGTCGATGACCCCCGTTTCCTCGAGGTAGGCCATCGCTCTGTTGGTATAGTCCAGCAGTTTGGTGCTGTCCTTGTTGAATACGAATGCGTATTCCTCGGCCTCTGCACCCGGAAGTTCGACATCCAAGAGCATCAGGTCAGAGTTCGCCTCCACGAAGGAAATGGCTACAAGGTCATCCAGGACAGCGAATTTCATCTGCCCTGTCTTGACGCTCTGAACAACTTCGGTGTATGTGTTGAACGGATGTACGTACGAATCTCCGAAGTCATCCACTGACAGGTAGTATCCTGTCGTACCCGATTCGACTGCCAGGTCCAGGTTCTTGAGGTCCTCCCAGGTCTTGGCGTTGGCTAAGGGGCTGTTCTTCAGGATCAGGACCTTCTGATATGCTACTGCATAGGTGGACGAGAAGTTCACGGTCTGCTTCCTCTCATCGGTCACGGTGAAACCGGAAGCACCGACATCGTACTGTTTGGAGGCGATGGCGTTTATGATGGAGTCGAACTCCATGAAGTTGAAGTTGACATCGAAGTCCATGGTGTGTCCGATGGCCTTCCAGATGTCCATGTCGATTCCCTCGTAGCTCTTGGAGACCATGTAGTCATACGGAGGGAAATCCGGATTCGTGGCCACTTGGACGGTGGTCTTCATCTCCCCGGGGACGTAATGCACCAGGACATCCAGTTTTGATAGCGCTTCGGGATGTGCTGAGAAGTATCCTACGGTAGCAGGATCGTAGCTTATCTCGCCGTAATATGCGTAGATATCGTCGATGATTCCCTTCTCCTCCAGATAAGACATGGCCTTGTTGGTGTATCCGAGGAGTTCAGTGTTCTTCTTGTTGAATACGAACGCGTATTCCTCGGCCTCTGCACCCGGAAGCTCAACATCGAGAATCTTCAGCTCGTCAGAGTGGGCCTCGACATACGATACCGCGACCAGATCGTCGATCACCGCAAATGCCGACTGCTTTGTAAGAACACTCTGGACAACGTCGGTGTATGTGTTGTACGGAGCAACGTAGGAATCGCCGTAAACATCCGCGGCCAGATAATAGCCGGTGGTACCCGATTCGACTGATATCGTGACGCCTTTCAGATCCTCCCATGATTTGGCATCGGCCAGAGGGCTGTCCGTACGGAGAAGGACATTCTGATGCGCTACGGCATAGGTGTTCGAGAAATTGATCATCTCCTTCCTTTCGTCCGTTACGGTGAAACCGGAGGCTCCGACCTCATATCTCTCGCTCTGAATAGCGTTTATGATGGAGTCGAATTCCATGAAGTTGAAGTTGACGTTGCAATCGAGGACGTAGGCGATGGCCTTCCAGATGTCCATGTCGATTCCCTCGTAATCGCCGGAGACGGTGTAATCATACGGAGGGAAATCGGGATTCGTCGCTACCTCTATCGTGTACTTGGTAGTAGGCTGATAATGTATGACCACATCGATTTCGTCCAGTTTCTCCGGATGGGCGGTGAAGTAACCGTACTCTTCCGGATCGTATCCGATGCTGCCGTAGTAAGCGAAGATGTCGTCTATGACACCCATTCCCATGAGGTAATCCATAGCCCTGTTGGTATACTGGAGCATCTGGTAGTTCGTCTTGTTGATGACGAAAGCATATTCCTCTATCTCGTCTCCCGGGATCTCGACATCCAGGATCTTCAGGTTCGAATCTTTCTCGGCGAAGGATTCCGCTACGAGATCATCGATCACTACGACGGATACGTAGTCCCTCTTCAGACCCTCTATGACATCCGTGTACGTGTTATACGGGGTCACGTTCTTTTCGTCGAAGACGTCTACGGCCAGGTAATATCCTGTGGTACCGGATTCGACTCCTACCTTATGGCCGAGGAGTTCGGTATAATCCTTGGCGTTGGCCAGAGGGCCGTCCTTGAGGACCATTGCGACCTGATGGGCGGTCGAATATGTGTCTGAGAAGTTCACCT
The sequence above is a segment of the Thermoplasmata archaeon genome. Coding sequences within it:
- a CDS encoding transporter substrate-binding domain-containing protein, yielding MTARNKLFIVTLAVALALFLGLAAVSQEDDATDQKYTIQVVTNPDFAPYEYMVADKYEGIDMDIWKAISKALGCDVNFNVMDFDSIINAIEAGKYDVGASGFTVKDERKQQVNFSDTYSTAHQVAMVLKDGPLANAKDYTELLGHKVGVESGTTGYYLAVDVFDEKNVTPYNTYTDVIEGLKRDYVSVVVIDDLVAESFAEKDSNLKILDVEIPGDEIEEYAFVINKTNYQMLQYTNRAMDYLMGMGVIDDIFAYYGSIGYDPEEYGYFTAHPEKLDEIDVVIHYQPTTKYTIEVATNPDFPPYDYTVSGDYEGIDMDIWKAIAYVLDCNVNFNFMEFDSIINAIQSERYEVGASGFTVTDERKEMINFSNTYAVAHQNVLLRTDSPLADAKSWEDLKGVTISVESGTTGYYLAADVYGDSYVAPYNTYTDVVQSVLTKQSAFAVIDDLVAVSYVEAHSDELKILDVELPGAEAEEYAFVFNKKNTELLGYTNKAMSYLEEKGIIDDIYAYYGEISYDPATVGYFSAHPEALSKLDVLVHYVPGEMKTTVQVATNPDFPPYDYMVSKSYEGIDMDIWKAIGHTMDFDVNFNFMEFDSIINAIASKQYDVGASGFTVTDERKQTVNFSSTYAVAYQKVLILKNSPLANAKTWEDLKNLDLAVESGTTGYYLSVDDFGDSYVHPFNTYTEVVQSVKTGQMKFAVLDDLVAISFVEANSDLMLLDVELPGAEAEEYAFVFNKDSTKLLDYTNRAMAYLEETGVIDDIFAYYGSIGYDPEIEGYFSAHPEALAAIQVIDHYTPDNGGGSDGDQNWFEWLWSEIIKNFVEKDRYELILMGLQNTVYITIIGLALGLLIGIICAIIRSFHDLRGNLKIPNAIARVYITIIRGTPILVQLLIIYFIVFASSGLNSIIIAGIAFGINSGAYVAEIVRAGINAVPKGQLEAAESLGMSFNMAMGTVILPQAIRNILPALCNEGISLLKETSIAGYIGIVDVTKAAMLIRSQTYSAFVPLIGVALIYLVIVLVLQYLVGKLERRLNNAYR